Below is a genomic region from Neisseria arctica.
TCCTCCGCAGCACCGAGGGGTTGGGAACAGAAGCGACCCGTGCCAACATCATTGACCGCCTGTTTGAGATGAACTACATCGAGAAGCAGAAAGGCAAAATAGTCTCTACCGAAAAAGGCCGGCGGCTGATTGCCCGCATACCGGCCATGGTGGCAGACCCGGTAACTACCGCCAAGTGGGAGCTGGCATTAGCCGGCATCGAGTCGGGTAAATTGACGATGGCAAATTTCATGGCATACCAAGAAGGCTTAATCCGACAGTTGGTCGATCAGGCTAAAGAAGCAGCAGCTAAAAAGCCTGCGAGCAGTATCCGCAGAAAAACACAATAACGCCATTTAATGAGAGGATGAATGTATGAAAGAATTAGACATTACAAATCATCAGCTGGAGCAGCTATGGATTTAAGCCGTCGAGATTTTTTAGGCCGTACAGCTGCCGTTGCCGGTTTGGTTGCGACAGGCGGAACCGGATTGCTTCTCCCGGAAGATGTGGCTGCGGCCGGTATGGAAAATTTTTGGTTACAAGACCGAATAATCAGCTGCCGTCGTGCAGACACTAAAGAAAAACGCGATATTCGTTTCTTTTCCGCCAATCAGGGGTATCTGAATGACGGTTATCGTTATGCCTGCTGGCTGATGAGAGATGCAAAAGACGGCAACGCCGTTACCAATATTGACGTGGGCTTGTTGAACTTGCTCTACGCCCTGCAAGAGTGGGCGCGCCTTTCGGGCAAGCCCGACCCCGTTATCACAATTAACAGCGCGTATCGCACTCCTCGTCGCAATGCCAGTATCGAGGGAGCAGCCCGGAATTCACTGCATACTCGCGGTAAAGCAGTTGATATTACCATGCGGGGCGTGACGCTGGATCAGTTGCGGTTGATGGCCGATTATTATAAAGTCGGCGGAATCGGCATCTATGATACGTTTATCCATCTTGATGCAGGCCGTTACCGTTCTTGGCGGGGATGACAAATTATATTGAACAACAAAAAGGAAGAATGATGAATAAAACCGAACTAATTGAAGCTATGGCCGCATGGCCCGGTTTGAATAAAGAGCAAGCCAAAATAGCTGTCGAGGCATTTCAGGTATTGGTCGAGGGTGAGCTGGCCAAAGGAGGCCAAGTCAGCCTGACCGGCTTTGGCAATTTCTCCGTGGTCGAAAAAACAGAACGCAAAGGCCGTAATCCCAAGACCGGTGAGGAACTGACTATTCCGGCGCGTAGAACCGTTAAATTCAAACCCGGTAAAGGTTTGGCCGAAGCGGTAGCAAAATAATTATAAACGGCTGCTTATGCAGCCGTTTTTTATTTGGGTCTGATATTCGGGTATTGACAAATCTGTTTTTAAGTATATGATAATAACTGTTTTAAGGTGTTTCAGGCTTCACCCAAAAGTCTGCCATGTAGTTACGCGAGCATGGTCCTGATACGTCAGGGAGTAACGTTCCTTATTTATCCTGCCTTCCTTTAGGCTCCCAGGTCAGTTTCGGCAATCGGAAAGGCCGCCTCTTTATTTTAAACCCTTTGGGGATATATCTTCCCCAAACGGGACTGGTATATCCCCTTTTATTTTGGAGATATATCATGTCAAACAATCAAAACCAAGCTACTTACTACAACTTGATCATCGAAGGCGTAGGTTTTCTGAATCGTCCCCGTGAAATATCAAGCAAGCGTGGTAACTCATATTATGGGCTAACTATCAATGCTGCTCGCGGTTATTCGGAAGATAACGAAAAAACTCGAATCGATTGTCGGATAGTCGGTGAAGAAGCCAAAGCAATTATGGCCAATTTGCTGGATGCCCATCCGGAGTTGTTAGATAACGATTGGAAAAAACATCCTACGGTACATGTAGGTTTTCGTGTAGGTGACGTTTTCCCTTCCAAATTCACTAACCGAAAAGGTGAGGAAGTCCTCTTTTTAGATGGCCGCTTACTTGCTTTTAAGTGGATTAAGGTTAACGGTGAGTTCTTTTACAAGCACGAACAAGAGCAGGAATCAATGGATGCAGCACCCGTTCAGGATGCAGCTCCGGCGAAACCGGCCCATGAACCTAAGAAAGCCGAACCACAACAATCTGCTTCAGGCAGTGTATATGGTTCTCAAACTAAACAAAAAGGCGGTTATCAACAAACTTCCTATCGTTTTAGTTAATGCGGCTTTTTATGAGAAAAGAGAAAACTTTGGTTTTCTTTTTTCCTCAGACTTTAACCTGTGCTTCACCCGCATAGGTTTTCCCAAGCAGGTTTGGATACAGCCTGTTTCGGAAAACCTATCCGGGGACACTAACACCCTCCTCTATTCTGTGGCGATGGGGCTTCGCCCAAAATCAGCTCCGGCTTACAGCTTATTCCGTTTATTTATCGATGCCCGTTATGCGGGTATCCGTAAGTATCCGTAACCCCGATCTTTAACAATTCGGATTGAAATTTTGAGTAATACCGTGCGCGGCCGATTGGCTGTGCATGGTACTTTCACATGGTCTGCGAGACAGACCTTTTCATTTCTTCAGGCAGCTTGCGCAGCAGGCTGCCGACCTGAGCGTTTTCCGACCGGAGACCGTTCAGGTCGGCATCTGAATTTAACCGACAGTCTCTGACTGTTAGTTACGGTATAGCCCTTAAGTACCGGCCTTATTCGTAAGGTTTGTGGCATTTTTTATAACTTTTTTATTCTGGCATTCTGTACGGATCGGTGCAGTTCTTTACGGTTACGCCCCGTTAAAGTATTGATTTCCGTGGTGCAGCGAAAATCAATACATTTATGACGGTAACTAGCGGTTTTACCGCTTTTTTTGGAATCCACCGGGTGTGGGTTCTTTCAGATGGCTTTACATAGGCTCTCTGAAAGAGTACATACCCTTTTTTCTCGGCCTTTATGGCTGATTTGCTTTAGCCGTTAACCAAAAGCAGATACATTCGTGTATTTTACGGCATTCTTTTAAACCCATCGGGGAACACCTTCCCCGGCGGGCATGGTGTATCCCCTATTTTTTATGAGGAATATCACCATGAACTTCAATCTTATTCATCGTATCAATTCTTATCTCTACCGTTCCGGTGTCATCTTAAATCCCAATATCCCTACCCCGCAGGCCATAAAGCTCGGCGACATCCTGACCCATCGTTACAACCATGAAAAAATGGTTGTGGCATGTGTAGAGGACAAGCATATGCTACTGGTCGATCAGTCAGGCAAAATACACCGGCTGAAATCCCGTCGTATTGTCGAGCTGTATTGCCGTAATGCAAATGACCCGCATAACCCAAACAATGCGGCCGTTGCGTTGGAAAAAGCATCCCAAGTCATCAGAAATGACCGCAGGGTGCTTACCCGTCTCGGCCTCCGGCTGATGCAGGTGGTTTATTTGGATAACATCTATCGTTCAGTTATGCACTGATACAGCGTCTTAATCGGACGTTTTCCCAACCACGGGGATACCTTTCCCCGTGAACGGTATCCCTGTTTTACAGGAACCGTACTATGTCTATTTCTATTTCAGGAACACTTACAGTTAAAACCGTCGAAGGTCAGCGCGGCCCATTCAATGTAGGTAAATTGAATACCAGTATTGGGATTTTCGAAGTTAAAAATCCCGTACTGAAAAAATTTGCTCCCGGCGATTACCCCGGCAATTTCATCATTGAAAAAATCAAGGTGAAATTTTTTGAATGGAACGGCGGCGGGTCAGCTTATCTCGATGTTACGCTCGACTGGGCCGCATTGGAGTTGATGGCTGAGGATGGCAATACCATTGAAACAGAGCCTCCCGTTGTTATGGCCGGTACCGGTGACAGCCGTCCTATTGAAATTCCGCTGTTTGCCGAAACTGCCGATGATGTAGCGGCGATGGTCGATAAAGGTTGTAACGAAATCCGCCTTGGCGAATACCTCCTCAATGACAGGGAGGCTATGAATCAAGCACGAAGCTTCATGAAAGAAGCCGGGTATTGTTACAAACCACAAAGCCAGTCTTGGCGTTTGCAAGTGCAATAAGGGGGAGCTGGCATGTACCTAACTTCCCGAAACAGCCTGATGGCAGATGCTTTTTTTCTGCTTGGCCGCCGGCTGATGTTCGCATCCCTCCACGGACGGGATGCTGACATGTTGTCCTTTCAGGCAGCTCTGCAATCACCACACCCTTATGGCATTAGCAGGCTTGGTTTCAGACAGCCTGACGAAAAACTCGAATATCCGATTATGACGACTGCGGAAGTGATGACAGGTTTGAGTAAACATCTGACTAAGTACCCGACTCACAATTACGGACTGGTCACGCATATGTTTCTGTATGCCGAGGAGTTGGCAACGCTCAATCGTGATGCAAAACACGGTTGGGTGCTGCTTGATGATACTGCTGCCGATTTGGATAAGGCTGCATGGCATTGCCTGCAACAGTTATCCGACATCCCGTTACTGGATCAATGGCGTTATAAAGTCTTGGATACTTTGACGGAATTGGGCTGTATCAACCGCTATACACCGGGCATCAATGAAAATGCCGCTGTAATCGGTGTGCAGGCGGTGGAAGTCCGCATACCGGATGATTTTGATGCTGTTATCAGCAACCTGCTGTGCAGCGGCAAACTGCCTGCTGTATAGCTTTAAGCCCCAAGCGGGCTTTTTCAGACGGCCTTGGATGAGGCTGCCTGAAAAAGTCTGTTTATACGCTGACAGTCGTCCTACTGTCTTGACGTTACCGCTAATCATCGTCGGCCGCACTCGTGCGGTGCGGTTTTCTATCTTATCAACCCCGAACGGGAATACTTCCCGTCGGGCGGTATTCCTATTTTTTTATATTTTTGAGGAGTATCGCCCATGAGTTATCTTGCAGAAAAAATCAACGAACTTAAAGATGAGCCTTTTAAGGCCATTACTATCCATAACCCGGCAGGTGCGGACTATGCTTGCCAAGCCAAAGTTCTGTATCAGGCTAAGGCTACGGAATACTTTGACGAAGTCACCCTGTATTACACCCAAAATGAGAATTTTGTGTTGATACGGAATAGTCCTGATTGGCAACCTGTTATAACCAGAGACGCACCAAGTTTATTTGGCGTGCTTGGTTACGGCAAAGATGCCAAACAAATATACCAAGAACTAGGTATTGAAGAACTGAAATATATTTAATTCAACCCTATGGGGATAGCCATCCCCGTAGGGGTGGTTTCTCCCCGCTTCTTAGGAGATATACCATGAATGTTTATACAAAAAATGAACAACTGATATTAGCCAACCACGGGGCAGCCGAAGTATTGAGACGGCTTGTTTTGAGTTTGTACAACGGCTATGCGCACCCTATGCCGACAAGCTGCATCAGCCTGCTTGACCGCGATCATTACAGTATCTTTAACGAGATATTGTCTGAATACCACCAGCATGGGGAAACCTTGGAACTGCGTACTTTGGCGCAAAAAATTAGTGATGCTTTCCCGGAAAGCTTTACGAGTATGACTATGAAAATAGCTGATTTGCGTCAGGCTATTGGGTTTTACGATTTGTGCCAAGAAGAGCAGGATGCCGGTAAAACCGGTGCGCGCCGAGATGCCCGTGAGTGGGTGATGAGTGCGGCCCGAAAAGTAGCCGGTATGGAGGTATCAGAATGAAACCGAGGTTGAAAGTATATGTGTACTCAACAAATTGCGAAACCAAATCGGCGGATTTAATCCTTGCCGTCACCGGAGGAGAGATTCGTTTCGATTGTACTGTTGACCTTAATTCGGCCGATGACATCATTCCGGAAACACTCAGATTTAACAGCATGACACAATCCGAGTTTCTATATGATGGCAGCGTACCCAAGAATAATGTCTTTTGCGTAAATGCCTTAAGCAACAATATGGACAATATCTACCCGGTTAACTATTTGCGAACCGACTTATTTAATCCGGCCATAGTAGAAGCTATGATGGCCATTGCGAATCAAGCATACGATGTTGAATATTGTTGAATATGAGTGATTCGTAAACCTGCTCTTGAGCAGGTTTCTTTAGACAGCTTTGAAATATAGGTTGTCTAAAAAAACCTATTCAATTTCTTATCTTAGGATTTCAAGATGTATTCGATTTCAGAGTTACAAGTAATGCAATCTCCTGCCGGATATTATGTCGGCAGAAGTTATTGTGAAATGGATCGTCCGGAATGGAAGTTCCCTTATTCACGCGAATCAGGCTACTTCCCTACATACGAACAAGCCCATGATTGCCTACAAACTCTAAAGCAGGAAGAATCCTTAGAAGATTTATAAGACTGACAGACTTAATCTGTCTTGATGCTGCCGTTAACCATCATCAGCCGCATTCGTGCGGTACGGCTCTTTTATCAACCCTATGGGGATACTGTTCCCCGAGGGGCGGTATGCCCTTTTTTTAATGAAAGGAAATACCGTGGGTACTTCAAACTTCATGTTTAACCATCGATTAGACGTTGTCAAAGACAGTATTGGTGATAACTGCAATGACTTCTGTACCGAAGATTTCATAGAGTCTTTCAAATATCTTGCGGAAGAACCTTACCGCAACCGCCATACGAAAAACCGTTTCCGAAAACACCGCATTGACGGATTCCATATCACAACCACTACCCAAGCTGTCGATAAACGACACGACAGCTACTACGACCATAACTATGGTGGTAGACAGGTGGCTGAAATCAGTGCCGATACGCTGTTCTTCGGTCAGAATATCCGCATGAAGATGGATGTCATTATTCGCTATGGGTACTTTGACGGCATCAATATTGACCAGCAGATCAACATAGAAACCGATTTTTCCGACTATTGGTGTTGGGATGGTTACAAGGATGATGATATTGGTATAACGGTAGATGCAATCATTGATGAATATAGCGATTACCACATTGC
It encodes:
- a CDS encoding YcbK family protein, whose amino-acid sequence is MDLSRRDFLGRTAAVAGLVATGGTGLLLPEDVAAAGMENFWLQDRIISCRRADTKEKRDIRFFSANQGYLNDGYRYACWLMRDAKDGNAVTNIDVGLLNLLYALQEWARLSGKPDPVITINSAYRTPRRNASIEGAARNSLHTRGKAVDITMRGVTLDQLRLMADYYKVGGIGIYDTFIHLDAGRYRSWRG
- a CDS encoding DUF3577 domain-containing protein codes for the protein MSNNQNQATYYNLIIEGVGFLNRPREISSKRGNSYYGLTINAARGYSEDNEKTRIDCRIVGEEAKAIMANLLDAHPELLDNDWKKHPTVHVGFRVGDVFPSKFTNRKGEEVLFLDGRLLAFKWIKVNGEFFYKHEQEQESMDAAPVQDAAPAKPAHEPKKAEPQQSASGSVYGSQTKQKGGYQQTSYRFS
- a CDS encoding DUF3275 family protein; amino-acid sequence: MSISISGTLTVKTVEGQRGPFNVGKLNTSIGIFEVKNPVLKKFAPGDYPGNFIIEKIKVKFFEWNGGGSAYLDVTLDWAALELMAEDGNTIETEPPVVMAGTGDSRPIEIPLFAETADDVAAMVDKGCNEIRLGEYLLNDREAMNQARSFMKEAGYCYKPQSQSWRLQVQ
- a CDS encoding HU family DNA-binding protein, whose protein sequence is MTNYIEQQKGRMMNKTELIEAMAAWPGLNKEQAKIAVEAFQVLVEGELAKGGQVSLTGFGNFSVVEKTERKGRNPKTGEELTIPARRTVKFKPGKGLAEAVAK